A part of Lacinutrix sp. 5H-3-7-4 genomic DNA contains:
- a CDS encoding DUF4870 domain-containing protein: MKNQTSIDQTITNEKNIAIIAYVTIIGLIIAFIINSEKKNTFTSYHIKQSLGIALTSLSLMVVGVIPLLGWLISILGCFFVAFLWVMGLINAVNNKKQPVPVLGKKFEVWFKKL, from the coding sequence ATGAAAAATCAAACTTCAATAGACCAGACTATTACAAACGAAAAAAACATTGCTATTATAGCTTACGTAACAATTATTGGGCTCATTATCGCTTTTATAATAAATAGCGAAAAGAAAAACACTTTTACCAGTTACCACATTAAACAATCTCTAGGTATAGCTCTAACAAGCTTATCTCTTATGGTGGTTGGTGTAATACCTTTATTAGGTTGGTTAATTAGCATTTTAGGATGTTTTTTTGTTGCTTTTTTATGGGTTATGGGACTTATAAATGCTGTTAACAACAAAAAACAACCTGTACCAGTACTTGGCAAAAAGTTTGAAGTTTGGTTTAAAAAACTTTAA
- the lipB gene encoding lipoyl(octanoyl) transferase LipB, giving the protein MNKNIQLQDLGTKDFKETWDYQEALFKGILDTKIKNRREDAGLDTNNYFLFVEHPHVYTLGKSGDMSNLLLDEQQLKDKGATFYKINRGGDITYHGPGQIVGYPILDLDNFFTDIHKYLRLLEEMIILTLGEYGLKAERSPGETGVWLDVGTPFARKICAMGVRASRWVTMHGFALNVNANLGYFDNIIPCGIRGKAVTSLNVELGKKEVDEAEVKTKLLKHFTTLFDAEMISK; this is encoded by the coding sequence GTGAATAAAAACATACAATTACAAGACTTAGGTACTAAAGACTTTAAAGAAACTTGGGATTATCAAGAAGCGTTATTTAAAGGTATATTAGATACAAAAATCAAAAACAGAAGAGAAGACGCAGGATTAGATACAAATAATTACTTTTTATTTGTAGAGCATCCACATGTCTATACCTTAGGTAAAAGTGGTGATATGTCTAATTTGTTGCTTGACGAACAGCAATTAAAAGACAAAGGTGCTACTTTTTATAAAATAAATCGTGGTGGTGATATTACGTATCATGGACCAGGCCAAATTGTAGGCTATCCTATTTTAGATTTAGATAATTTTTTTACAGACATACATAAGTATTTACGTTTGTTAGAAGAGATGATAATACTTACACTTGGCGAGTATGGCTTAAAAGCCGAACGATCTCCTGGTGAAACAGGCGTTTGGTTAGATGTTGGAACACCATTTGCTCGTAAAATTTGCGCAATGGGAGTTCGTGCTAGTCGTTGGGTTACTATGCATGGTTTTGCACTTAATGTGAATGCTAATTTGGGATATTTTGATAATATTATACCATGCGGAATTCGTGGTAAGGCAGTAACTTCTCTTAATGTTGAATTAGGAAAAAAAGAAGTTGATGAAGCTGAAGTTAAAACAAAGCTTTTAAAACATTTTACTACCTTATTTGATGCAGAAATGATAAGCAAATAA
- a CDS encoding DUF4412 domain-containing protein, which yields MNIYKSLLIIMAICLATKSQAQIWKKLGNKAEKAVERTLEKKVEQKAEKETNKAFDSTFNNTSKGKKSKSNKNSSIPFSPSGMSITPESTYRFSHKYVLEMTSDKKTTEIIYYLNTHGDYTGSTIPDTHGTNLINVLDAKRKTIFMFMENNGAKQVMSMKMNIDFETMADAAATNTEYTVKPTGKTKTILGYNATEYETKGKDMHGTVWITNDVDVSLYKALASQKTKLKNQWIQNINGLMLEMSITDTSKRKPKTITMTCKALEKQNITIDSSQYKKMF from the coding sequence ATGAATATTTACAAATCTTTACTAATTATTATGGCTATTTGTTTAGCCACAAAAAGCCAAGCTCAAATTTGGAAAAAACTTGGTAATAAAGCAGAAAAAGCTGTAGAACGTACCTTAGAAAAAAAAGTTGAACAAAAAGCCGAAAAAGAAACTAACAAAGCTTTCGATTCTACATTTAATAATACTTCTAAAGGAAAAAAAAGCAAGTCTAATAAAAATAGTAGTATTCCTTTTAGTCCTTCTGGAATGAGTATTACTCCAGAGAGTACTTATAGGTTTTCACATAAATATGTGTTAGAAATGACAAGTGATAAAAAAACTACAGAAATAATCTACTACTTAAATACACATGGCGATTATACTGGGTCAACAATACCAGACACACATGGTACTAACTTAATAAACGTTTTAGATGCAAAAAGAAAAACCATATTTATGTTTATGGAAAACAATGGCGCTAAACAAGTTATGTCTATGAAAATGAATATAGATTTTGAAACTATGGCAGATGCTGCTGCTACTAACACAGAATACACCGTAAAACCAACAGGAAAAACAAAAACAATTTTAGGTTATAACGCTACAGAGTACGAAACAAAAGGAAAAGACATGCATGGTACTGTATGGATTACAAACGATGTGGATGTTAGTTTGTATAAAGCATTGGCATCACAAAAAACAAAATTAAAAAATCAATGGATTCAAAATATAAATGGTTTAATGTTAGAAATGAGTATAACAGATACTTCTAAAAGAAAACCTAAAACCATAACAATGACATGTAAAGCACTAGAAAAACAAAATATTACAATAGACAGTTCGCAATACAAGAAAATGTTTTAA
- a CDS encoding tol-pal system YbgF family protein has protein sequence MTNDDLLYRYFSNNLSKTETEQLEKLLETDAEFKAQFEFENNLKRVIKHKENSILKAKLRDFETEIETRDNKQTSKSFNWRIAASIIILLGVSWFGYQTFFGVNYQDLYNANYQEYPNTEYAITRSDTVDSPERRAFVAYEAQDFENAITLFENLPVDVKKPYHIFYKAQAYLKTGEIEKSKVIFKSIISEGKPFKAESYWYLAMIALKEKDKNEALKYLKILKADYNYNKVKAEALLKRLN, from the coding sequence ATGACTAACGACGACTTACTATATCGCTACTTTTCTAATAATTTAAGTAAAACTGAAACAGAGCAGTTGGAAAAATTATTAGAAACAGATGCTGAGTTTAAAGCTCAATTTGAATTTGAAAATAATTTAAAACGTGTAATAAAGCACAAAGAAAATAGCATATTAAAAGCTAAACTTCGGGACTTTGAAACTGAAATTGAAACACGTGATAATAAACAAACAAGTAAAAGTTTTAATTGGCGTATTGCTGCATCTATAATAATATTATTAGGTGTGAGTTGGTTTGGGTATCAAACCTTTTTTGGTGTAAATTACCAAGATTTATACAATGCAAATTATCAAGAATATCCAAATACAGAATATGCAATTACAAGAAGTGATACTGTAGATTCTCCAGAACGACGTGCATTTGTAGCTTACGAAGCTCAGGATTTTGAAAATGCTATAACGCTTTTTGAAAATTTACCAGTAGATGTTAAAAAACCTTATCATATTTTCTATAAAGCACAAGCATATTTAAAAACAGGAGAGATAGAAAAGTCTAAAGTAATTTTTAAATCTATTATTAGTGAAGGCAAACCGTTTAAAGCAGAATCGTACTGGTATTTAGCAATGATAGCATTAAAAGAGAAAGATAAAAATGAAGCTTTAAAATATTTAAAAATTTTAAAAGCAGATTATAACTATAATAAAGTAAAAGCTGAAGCACTTTTAAAAAGACTTAATTAG
- a CDS encoding RNA polymerase sigma factor: MSKQQVEITLNELKSGSQIALRQVYEDNRDKFINFAKRYNLPQDDVIDIYQDAYVIFYDNIMNGKIEKFTSSISTYLFSVGKYLIFDKMKKNNKKVGSGFDLAIVRDEDEIMHTMEIEEKTLTREQELLYTHFSSLGKQCQELLKLFYYRGFTIKDILELGNYNSENVIKSTKSRCMKTLKERINSKL, translated from the coding sequence ATGTCAAAGCAACAAGTAGAAATTACGCTTAACGAGCTTAAAAGTGGTTCCCAAATTGCATTACGGCAAGTGTACGAAGACAATAGAGATAAGTTTATAAACTTTGCTAAACGCTATAATTTGCCACAAGATGATGTAATTGATATTTACCAGGATGCTTATGTTATATTTTATGATAATATAATGAATGGTAAAATTGAAAAGTTTACAAGTAGTATTTCTACCTATTTATTTAGTGTTGGTAAATATCTAATCTTCGATAAAATGAAAAAAAACAACAAAAAAGTAGGTTCTGGATTTGATCTTGCCATAGTTAGAGACGAAGATGAGATTATGCACACTATGGAAATTGAAGAAAAGACATTAACACGCGAGCAAGAATTGTTATACACACATTTTTCGAGTTTAGGTAAACAATGTCAAGAGTTGTTAAAGTTATTTTATTACCGAGGTTTTACTATAAAAGATATTTTAGAACTAGGCAATTACAATAGCGAAAATGTGATAAAAAGTACTAAATCACGTTGTATGAAAACCCTAAAAGAACGAATTAATAGCAAATTATAA
- a CDS encoding CHAT domain-containing protein, with translation MAIFTNKAYYQNFTKLTIVLIYFCTQILNAQNPDYLSNLDFYFNKTNEHYYVNKDSAYFYFNKIEKIASQNDDVISLMDGLISENWCANYHYDLAVISDNLVALDSIVNLYKKQIDTLPLKSYYLNTINYTKGLNNYELKKYDSALETFKKLVSNIETQRDFNQINHVLGLYVGANNFIGKMYSDEGKYELAKTFHNKNLRVLNANPESNIEFLNTTYVLISDVYKKEENYKLSNLTLQKVLDYYINITKNSNRIVSSYQNVIDNHINLKQTDSAYFYLRKMKVNLTKNHPFWYRYYIAKSNINKATKNYDEASVALDKALELVKAKWNNQPHNDVAIIYNKLGDLYSEIKKPNKAITNYNLAIYQFSKDTLNSTINQTTLFKSLKSKANILNHTKALDSVIATTNKALSVLEQLKPSFKNNTDKLFLIDNAFPVFESGLNALYNLYNKTNNTKFIDDAFAYAEKSKSIILIEALLNTKATAYANIPQNIIEQEQFLKSRITYLEKRIINKNTDALQDELFSTKSQYSNLILNLESNYKNYYDLKYNTAVVSGKQLQNTLKKDEIFISYFYGSQAIYAIGISKNKKNILKIPINNSFYKNLIAFQKNISNPKSNLETVAQQSHDLYLKLIAPILKEHNAKKIIIAADGFLNYIPFSALNTSKTNINYLIEDYGISYVNSATLLSQLQENQNTNNKIIAFAPTFKFEDNKLLPLPNNKNEVEAILKHIKGEAFTGNQASLNNFTNKSLNYGIIHMATHAIFNDNNPEYSFLAFSPKPQSENLLYTKDLYNLKLNANLVTLSACDSGIGELKRGEGLLSLARGFYFSGAKSITSTLWKINDASASILMNDFYFALSKNKAKPKALQIAQVNFINNNRDNALSHPYYWSGFVISGNTKPISTSNYLWIWIIGSLVFIIALALFYFKNKKAN, from the coding sequence AAAACAAATGAACATTATTATGTAAATAAAGACTCAGCATATTTCTACTTTAATAAAATAGAAAAAATAGCTTCGCAAAATGATGATGTTATAAGTTTAATGGATGGATTAATTAGCGAAAATTGGTGTGCAAATTACCATTATGATTTGGCAGTTATTAGTGATAATCTTGTGGCACTAGACTCTATTGTGAACCTTTATAAAAAACAAATAGATACATTACCTCTAAAAAGTTATTATTTAAATACCATAAACTATACAAAAGGCTTAAATAATTATGAGTTAAAAAAATATGATAGTGCACTTGAGACATTCAAAAAATTAGTTTCAAATATTGAAACTCAGCGCGATTTTAACCAAATTAACCATGTACTTGGCTTATATGTTGGCGCTAATAACTTTATTGGAAAAATGTACAGTGATGAAGGTAAATATGAATTAGCAAAAACATTTCATAATAAAAACTTGAGAGTTTTAAATGCAAATCCTGAAAGCAATATAGAATTTTTAAATACTACTTATGTACTTATTTCTGATGTATATAAGAAAGAAGAAAATTACAAGCTATCTAATTTAACCTTGCAAAAAGTTTTAGACTATTATATAAATATTACTAAAAATAGTAATCGCATTGTTTCTTCATACCAAAACGTTATAGATAATCACATAAATTTAAAACAAACAGATAGTGCCTATTTTTATTTAAGAAAAATGAAAGTAAACTTAACCAAAAATCATCCTTTTTGGTACAGGTATTACATTGCTAAATCTAATATTAACAAAGCAACAAAAAATTACGATGAAGCATCAGTTGCCTTAGATAAAGCACTTGAGTTAGTTAAAGCAAAGTGGAATAACCAACCTCACAACGATGTCGCTATAATATATAATAAACTTGGCGATTTGTATAGTGAAATTAAAAAACCTAACAAAGCTATTACTAATTATAACCTAGCTATTTATCAATTTAGTAAAGACACTCTAAACTCAACAATAAATCAAACCACACTTTTTAAATCTTTAAAATCTAAAGCCAACATTTTAAATCACACAAAAGCTTTAGATTCTGTTATTGCAACTACAAACAAAGCGCTTTCTGTTTTAGAACAGCTAAAACCAAGCTTTAAAAATAATACAGATAAGCTTTTTTTAATAGACAATGCTTTTCCTGTTTTTGAGTCTGGATTAAATGCACTTTACAACTTATATAACAAAACAAATAATACAAAATTTATTGATGATGCTTTCGCTTATGCAGAAAAAAGCAAAAGCATTATACTAATTGAAGCATTATTAAATACAAAAGCAACAGCCTATGCTAACATTCCTCAAAACATTATTGAGCAAGAACAGTTTTTAAAATCAAGAATAACTTATTTAGAAAAAAGAATAATAAACAAAAACACAGACGCTTTACAAGACGAATTATTTAGTACAAAATCACAATACAGTAATTTAATTTTAAATTTAGAATCTAATTATAAAAATTATTACGATTTAAAATATAATACTGCTGTAGTTTCGGGTAAACAACTTCAAAACACTTTAAAAAAAGATGAAATTTTTATTTCATACTTCTATGGTTCACAAGCTATATACGCCATTGGTATTAGCAAAAACAAAAAAAATATTTTAAAAATTCCTATAAATAATTCTTTTTACAAAAATCTTATTGCATTTCAAAAAAATATAAGCAATCCAAAATCAAACTTAGAAACCGTCGCGCAACAGTCTCATGATCTATATCTAAAATTAATTGCACCTATATTAAAGGAGCATAATGCGAAAAAAATAATTATTGCAGCAGATGGTTTTTTAAATTACATTCCTTTTTCGGCATTAAACACTTCAAAAACAAACATTAATTACCTAATTGAAGATTATGGAATTAGCTATGTAAACTCTGCTACACTACTATCTCAACTACAAGAAAATCAAAATACAAATAACAAAATAATAGCTTTTGCTCCTACGTTTAAGTTTGAAGATAATAAGTTACTACCACTACCTAATAATAAAAATGAAGTTGAAGCAATTTTAAAACATATAAAAGGAGAAGCATTTACAGGAAATCAAGCCAGTTTAAATAATTTTACCAATAAAAGTTTAAACTACGGAATAATACACATGGCAACACATGCCATTTTTAATGATAATAATCCAGAATATTCTTTTTTAGCTTTTTCACCAAAACCACAATCTGAAAATTTACTTTATACAAAAGACTTGTATAACCTTAAATTAAATGCAAATTTAGTTACCTTAAGTGCTTGTGATAGTGGTATTGGAGAACTTAAACGCGGTGAAGGTTTGCTTAGTTTGGCTCGTGGATTCTATTTTAGTGGAGCAAAAAGTATTACAAGTACACTTTGGAAAATTAACGATGCTTCTGCATCAATATTAATGAATGATTTTTACTTTGCTCTTTCTAAAAACAAAGCAAAACCTAAAGCCTTGCAAATTGCACAAGTCAATTTTATAAATAATAATAGAGATAATGCATTATCTCACCCTTATTATTGGTCTGGTTTTGTTATTTCTGGAAATACTAAACCAATTTCTACATCAAATTACCTTTGGATATGGATTATTGGGTCTTTAGTATTTATAATCGCTTTGGCTCTATTTTACTTTAAAAATAAAAAAGCTAATTAA
- a CDS encoding nucleoid-associated protein: MITRKNASISKFIIHKVGNKHNDTKNAFSDQEVHFDEESYELMLPFLLRPFGSVVQSYRFNHHANVELNEINAYAKSIFNDDEAFVETSKNIVKHLYEQSDSAQIKTGDVLVAVFEGIEFKDMTTNAIGIFKIENKINFFQTYLEDNSYDVLVQKGISSKKVDKGCLILNQTDMEGNIVLSVDNNSYDTQYWLNKFLNIKYADDMNNHTHNYLDMCSEFSTEILKTSYGEQERNIFLAKTIDYFKENEIINVENFKEEVFTEEKHIRLFEDFKKEYEGEQNILLRNQFDLAEAVVKKDKKKIKTDIKLDTNIQIKLDIDAPDAAQEYLERGYDEEKKMHYYKVFFNAED, encoded by the coding sequence ATGATTACACGTAAAAACGCAAGCATTTCAAAATTTATAATTCATAAAGTAGGCAATAAACATAACGATACTAAAAATGCTTTTTCAGATCAAGAAGTTCATTTCGACGAAGAAAGCTACGAACTTATGCTACCTTTTTTATTAAGACCATTTGGTAGTGTAGTACAAAGCTATCGTTTTAATCACCACGCAAATGTGGAGTTAAACGAAATTAATGCTTATGCTAAAAGTATATTTAATGATGATGAAGCATTTGTAGAAACTTCAAAAAACATAGTAAAACATTTATATGAGCAAAGCGACTCTGCTCAAATAAAAACAGGAGATGTTTTAGTTGCTGTATTTGAAGGTATAGAATTTAAAGATATGACTACCAATGCTATTGGGATTTTTAAAATTGAAAATAAAATTAATTTCTTTCAAACCTATTTAGAAGATAATAGCTACGATGTCTTGGTACAAAAAGGAATTTCTAGTAAAAAAGTAGATAAAGGTTGCCTTATTTTAAACCAAACAGATATGGAAGGTAACATTGTTTTAAGTGTAGATAATAATAGTTACGATACACAATATTGGTTAAATAAATTTTTAAATATTAAATATGCCGATGATATGAATAACCATACACATAACTACTTAGATATGTGTAGTGAGTTTTCTACCGAAATTTTAAAAACAAGTTATGGCGAACAAGAACGAAACATTTTTTTAGCCAAAACCATAGACTATTTTAAAGAAAATGAAATTATAAACGTCGAAAATTTTAAAGAAGAAGTTTTTACCGAAGAAAAACACATTCGTTTATTTGAAGACTTTAAAAAAGAATACGAAGGTGAGCAAAATATTTTATTACGCAATCAATTTGATTTAGCTGAAGCCGTTGTAAAAAAGGACAAAAAGAAAATTAAAACCGATATAAAACTAGACACTAACATACAAATTAAACTAGATATTGATGCGCCAGATGCAGCACAAGAATATTTAGAACGTGGTTATGACGAAGAGAAAAAAATGCATTATTATAAAGTATTTTTTAATGCTGAAGATTAA
- a CDS encoding outer membrane beta-barrel protein has protein sequence MKTIFISIITILLSINLYSQIAVGGGIGYNEKVSSVGITIKGEFNITNEIAVSPNISYFFGNSTFLGYNQNLLGIDVNATYTINIIDKLKVYPVVGINFSSYKTQTSFYFIENETIENDTAIGANIGAGAQWQFTNMLSVYLEPKYIASNYSQIVVNAGVLLKL, from the coding sequence ATGAAAACAATTTTTATATCAATCATCACAATATTATTAAGTATAAATCTCTATTCTCAAATCGCCGTTGGTGGCGGTATTGGTTATAACGAAAAAGTAAGCAGCGTTGGTATTACTATAAAAGGAGAATTTAATATCACAAATGAAATAGCTGTAAGTCCAAACATATCGTATTTTTTTGGCAACAGCACCTTTCTAGGTTATAACCAAAATTTATTAGGTATAGATGTAAATGCTACTTATACTATTAATATTATAGATAAGCTTAAAGTATATCCAGTAGTAGGCATAAATTTCTCAAGCTATAAAACACAAACATCTTTTTACTTTATAGAAAACGAAACAATAGAAAACGATACTGCAATTGGTGCCAATATTGGTGCAGGAGCACAATGGCAATTTACAAATATGCTCTCTGTGTATTTAGAACCCAAATATATTGCAAGTAATTATAGCCAAATAGTAGTAAATGCTGGTGTATTATTAAAACTGTAA